The Plasmodium knowlesi strain H genome assembly, chromosome: 14 region tttcttcttctggtCAAATAAatcaacaattttttcttttttcgaagTTATCAAGTTGAAAAAACCCGGGTCCTTCTTATCAAGTAATATCTCAATGACCtgaattatatattttttcaagtttGTATTAAAGTAAttcaaaatgacaaaattttCACTTATCATTAAATGGAAAGGTGGGTTCGTGTGCTTATCTAACATTTTAGATATAATCAAATCTCCAGTAATTCCATCAATAATGTACAGGGTATATATGATACCTTCCTTCTGCTTCGTGCTTGTTATATATGATATAATGTTATCATTCACGTATTTATAACATATAGACGcgtctttatttattttgattGGGTAAAAGGTATCCTTCTTTGTTATCGACTTGGAAAAAACCTCCAGTTTTTCGTTGTGCAAATTTATGGAGTATGTTTGTATTAACCCCATTTCTTTCCCAGGTCCCTTTTTTCGGGGATAGCTCATCAGTTTGAATCCTTCAATGAAGTTTCTCGACCCGTTTAtgcgataaaaaaatagatcaTCCTCTGTGGCGTCAGTTACGCCTCCCCCAGGAACGGCCACCACCTTCACATTCAGCGAGTTGTCCACCAACACGATTGACGAACCTTTTCGGTCGATAAAAATGTTCTTAATTTCAAAGGAGTTGAGTTTCTCTTCAAAAATTATCAATCCACTTAATATATCAAATATGATTATGTGAGcaaaattttcccctttgaagaTGGTAATTACTGTGTCTTTGGTGAAGCTTTTAAACAAATGCACTCCGTTGCTATAATTCAGTACTCCTTTGGTCATGGGTGGTGTTTTGCTCGGTTGCCTCTTACTAGTGAGATTACTCTCCAATGTGTCACACTCCTTTTGATTATTTAAGAAGAtgattttcttcccattgtCTAATTCGGACCAGTTGTCCTTATTCAAGCTGAAGACCATATCAAAGTTCCATTtaggagaaaatatttccttggTGTCTTTAAATTGATTGCCATCAATTTTGTATAATATAAGTCCCGTGTACAAATGTATAGCGAAGATGAAATTGTTGCGTGTGGCGACGATGATTACCGAGCTCCCGGCATATTTGCCGCTCTGATTTTGTTCgtattttttaaaggaatTTTCAATCATTTCATTCATTAGATTAGATGTATGATCCCCGCTGTGCATGTCATATGTGTCACCCCTGCTATTCATACTGTAGGATGGCTTTCTTTCCATTCCGTAATTAGCTAACGAAtcagcctttttttttttctccatgcaAATGTTGAGTAGGTTCATTTTATCCTCGTGGGATAggtaaaaaaagttaaatggAAGCAAGGATTTTTCCGCTTTTCTCTTCATAACTTCTTCTAGAAAAGGTTTGTTAaaagaatttattttatcctttatGTAGCTCTCCAACTCTTTCATTAAATGAAATTGTGTCGTGTCATAAGAATGCtttgcacttttcttttttttcaaatgttggaaattgtaaaaatgcaGTTGCTCTACGTAAGCTAGGGATTCTTCTCTTGAATAATGCACGTGCTCATTTTTATACACAGTGAGTGTTGAATCGCTGTATACACTAAAAAAGTAGTTGGCGTTATCTTCCTTATTATGTAAACCGATTATCATTTCTGCATTGTAGTATACGTTACTACTTTTGTTCAGAACATTTAGAGTAACAATTCCTTGCTCTTCTgcttttttaataataatttggttTTCCTTATCTTCTGCAAATATTATGTCTTTTTCCTTATACTGATTTATGTAGTACCCTAtgacttcatttttgttcttcccctttatCAAGCGCATCTTTTTATCGTTGTAGGTGTACACAAGTTGTTTCTCCCCGAGTTTTATGACGAAGCAATTTTCTGTGTTCCACTGAGCCATAAAGTCATCCCTAAGTAGTTTATGCTTTGGAATGGTTTCCTTTGTATTTGCGTAATTTGCACGTTCATTCGTCTCTTCATTCTCTGCCTTCTTATCGTGTCCACCTATTGATACAGATCCATAGTCGTaattatttcccccctctgcTAATTCTACCCATTGGAGAAGCTCCTTATTATACACAACAATAACATTCCCATTGTTCACTACATTTACGTAATTAACCATTTTGTCATTCATCTGaagtttgttaatttttacgTCATTTTCTAGATTCTTATTTACAATATTTATTCTTACTATATGCCCCCCCAATTCAGCATCTACATAGAACAAAGATATGCTCACATTGCTAACTGCGATAATTCTAGCATAAATAGAATTTAAATTTAGCTCCTGAAAAATTAACGAGTTTACTTTCCTTTCACCTATATTACCTATATCTATTCTGTTGTGCAAgagaataaatattttctcttcgttaattaaaaaatcttCAATTATTTCGTTCTTATACTCAAAGGAGCTCAGCAGATGGGTGTCCATCGTGCTGTACACGTTAATATACGAGTAGGGTTCTCCATCATTTGTGTAATTTCCTTCAACCTCATTTTCTTCCGAAGGATCTCTATAAATCAACACAGCTGCGTACCCGTCATCTccgtgcaatttttttattttctcattttctcgATGATTTTGTACATAATCAAGTGTGCCTACATagagagggggggaaaaaaaaaacagatatAAAGGAGAATGCACACAACGTTCATGTgattcctttctttcttacaCAGCATGGGGAAATACACATAAACCATTCACGTTGGAGTGAGGTCATCGTAAAGAGTAACCCTGCACACACGACATACAACCAACGAGCTGCAACCGAGTGATCAAATCATAGCATAGGGATACACAACCCAGAGGGATTTTCCGACCCCATGGGGAAGCACTAACCTGTCTTGTAATTTAGAAATCCCACATTGCCGTTGAAGCTTGAAAGGAGAACAGAGCTGTTTAACAAATTCGATGTCGGCACGATATAATTGATATGCCCAATTACAGATGCaatgttagaatatggtatATGCTTTTCGaatgttaattttgttaaaagtGCTAcaaagcaaagaaaaaaatggaaccacATTTTGGGAGCAGTTATTTTTCAGTTAAATATCCCGAGGTGTACTTATATCTCCATGTTACTAATGGGCCTGTTTCGTTTTACAATTAGGGCATGTAAtttaatgtaatatatttttaaaatgaagaaggttAACTCATtaagatgggaaaaaaaaaaaaaaaaaaaaaaaagaggaaaaaaaaaggatgaaataaggagaagaagaaacgcAAAAAGTTAACCACTCAGTTCTTCATCTTAACACAAGTATGAAACACAAAAGGGTAAACAATATGGTACTGACTGGATCATACGTTTCAGGCTTACATATAAATGGAGGCAAACAAATTAACGCATATATCTGTTAAGTATACACGTTTGGTAAGCACAGAGGTTACTAGGAACATATAAACTAACcgtatgataaaaaaaaaaaaaaaaaaaattatacacttataaaaattgtgcttatattttttgttcccaCTTCGAAATGTGATTTGTAAATTTCTCCAACTACAGAAAATTGTCAACACATGGTAAATATAACATCTGAACATGAGAACATATCCCCGGTGTGGGGGGGTAAGTATGTACGCGTGAATGCGTACCACGTGCACTGGTGTTAGCTAGATATGTGCGCAATGAGACTGCAACAGGAAAGGAgcaaagcaaaagaaaaggcaaaattgTTTTACTTCCCTATTTGGTACAGTTTGCCAATTTGCTCGATGCGCAAAGAAAACTGAATTTACCCAGTAtgattttttcatgtttGACTTGTTCCTATTTGCATGTTTTCACATACAGCAAATTGTGGGACACTGtaagaagggagaaaagttCCCTCTGAACACGAGCTCCCCCATGTTAAGTCCTAAGAGGGATATAAGAACTCCctcgccccttttttttttctcactccccgcgttcactttttctcctttgcttATCCCGGACGCGCCGCACCTTGCTCTGCACACAAggtgttttttcccttaagggAAGGCCATTTTCCCCATACCGCATGGATCGAAGAGGGCAAGTAAAGGTCTTCTCACCGCAAGAAAAGGCgcaagaaaaagggaacccACACACAGCGCAAAGAAAGGGACAAGAAAAGAACGCAGGAACGaagaaacgaagaaaaaggtaaaggaGCCGAACTGACGCAGCGATTCCTACGAGCAGCTAGGAATATttcgacaaaaaaaaaaaaaatgctaatgTAGACTACTATGGATGTCAGATATGAGGACAATTATCTGTGGAAACGCGTCACAAAATATTTCAGCAAGGATTACCAGAACCGTGATAAAACAGGCACAGTCATAACTAGCGATACGCGCAACAGCAATGACGAAAGTAAAACGGTAAAGGCAAGGACGCTAAACTTTATGGCCTCATCTGCCCTAGTTTTGTGTGTATTACACCCATTGGACACCATAAGGACAAGAAAGCAGATATACAAAGTGTACAAGAACTCCTACCCTTATTACTATAACAACAAATACAATCTGTtctacattttgaaaaaagaaaaaatagaaagtaTTTATCGTGGTTTACTGGCTACGCTGCTCACCACAGGGGTCTCCCATGGTATATTCCGTTTCATATACGACACTCTGAATAATTACGCATTTCGACAGTTCAACGATGTtaatggagggaaaaatcaaaaaaatgaTACCGCCATAAGtagaaggaaggaggagtTCTCAGGGGGAGAGGCAAAACAGGTGTGCCACTCCGGGTCGGGAGATTCCctggaaggaggaaaggtAATAGAGAATTCAGGTGGCGGTAGAGAAATATCATCGTGGAGtcccaattttgtaaaaagtgCTATCGAAAGAAGACATGGAGACAATCTAATGATGTCCAATCTGTCATataagaaagaaattaacaACGAAGACAATGTTGAAGGAAGTACTAGGAAAGACGGTGCAATTAGCGGtcacaaaaatatgaagtaTTACATCATCACAAGCAGCGTGAGCTCCATCATTAGTGTTTGTATTCAACATCCAATATGGCTCATTAAAACGAAAATAGAGTGCACCATAAATTTAAActacaaatttttaaattacaaAAACAGAATAACGAGCAAACATTACAACATATTTGTGGCAAGGAATAAAATGTGTACAAGTAAAATTGTCCCCCAAATGGCCaaggtgttcctttttttcggtTATAatttgagaagaaaaaatggaacaggtaaaaaaattaaatcccTTCTGAATGACCGTATGCTAAAGTCTTATAAGAATAATTTTGTGTGcaataaaaatgtgaagagaataaaaaaattcaaccatCTCACATATGTAAATGATAACAAAGCATTTTTAcacaaaagtgtaaaaagaaaaattgcacaCAATTATTTGTTGTACAAATATTACACCTTGTCAATTTTGGAGAGAAAacaaatgacaaaaatgttcatttcAAATCATcgtaaaaaattttcgcGCAGATATTTAACATATTTAAAAACCTCTTTCACTGGTAATCAAATTCTGCGGATtttcaaaagggaagaaagtaaaaatgcCATAAGTAcaatttataattataaaaacTACTTCCAGTTTGTGTATAATGTatataagaaagaaaaattattttcattttataaaGGCTTTTTTACCTCTATATTACTCACTCCTCATGTAGCCATTCAattttatgtatatgaatattTAACATATCATTTTAGTTCTGAATATTTCACAAATGAGCTTATCGGGAAAGACGCCTACATTTCTTCAAACACGCTAGCCAAAGCGTTACCATTTTTGTATGGTGTTTTATCAAAATTCATTGCTGTTATTTTTACGTATCCGTTATACACTATAAAAGTGAGGCAACAAGTGCAGATGAAAAACTATGGATTTCTAAATGTAGTAGTTAATATTTTCAGGCTCGAGGGTATCAGATCTTTTTATACTGGCCTTAATATGCACTTACTTAGGAACTGTTTGCAAAATGGAatgctcttttttatttttgaataTTTGAATACTGGCTCCGTGGGGGTGAAGTGAGTCTCATGGGACATTTCTTTCGAGTTACCTCTCCAgagttgcatttttcttttcatttttttttttttttttttttgtcttttatgCGAACTTCTTCGCTGTACCTGGTGCAATTCACCCcatggctttttttttttttttttttttttttttttttttttttgttctacaAAGAGGAGGGGCCACACATGCGCACAAGTGTGCATATGCAAATAcctacataaatatatgcatatgtatgtcgATGCgttattccccttttcacATGACATGTCCGAACCCTCAGGAAACTCACAAAATGGAGTAACATTGTATCCATTACTCCGTGAACCCCACACTCAATATTCTTATATAAATGTTGTAACCTTTGCGTATTTACAAAATAACAACGGtactttctcatttttgcatACCACATGGGAAAAGGGGTGTGCCCGATTTGTCATgtccccttccccctcttATGCATACGCCTAaccttcatatttttattaatccAATttgataataaaaattttacaaaaaatttacaaaaaatatattatgcaccaaaaaaaaaaaaaaaaaaaaaaaaaaagggggggaaagcaaTAAATTATCGGCGAAAAACGGAAGCAGCAATGTGTCATCCTAATGCaagggaaaataattaaCAACATTGTTTTGGGTAATCCCATGGCACATACGCGCcgggagggaaaaataactAAACATGGCTGTATGCATGTGCGTAAGTACACACagatatgtacacatatgtatatatatgtgcaacGCTCTTATGTGAAGTATGCTGAACATGCATAACCTATTAAACAGAAATGTAGAAGCATCTGACGATTATCCCTCAGCGAGAACATTGGCCTCTGCGCATTGATGacggaaaacaaaaagacgCAACGGCAGGAATGATGCACGATGGGAAGCGGGACAGAACGAGCTCCGTTTATTTAAATATGCGGATTCACCAAGTTGCCTCCATTCTGTGCACTTGGGGTCTTCGATGCTTCATCGCTTGGGGCGGCTCATGTACGCTCCTCAACTTGATTACCGCGGCGCCATATGTGCGTACGATTTTCTAcggtatgtatatgtacacttggctgttttcttccttctggaGGTATTCCCTCTCGACTAGcaaatctatttttttctcaatgaTCTacagggaaggggaaaaaaacaagaacGCGAGGATGAAGATGCATGCGAACTgcaggaggaaaataaaagggtcACACCCTGTTGCTTAAAGACACACATTTGGGAAGACTATTGGGGATGAATTTCCCAACGCagtggaggaaggaaaaaaaaaaaaaaaaaaaaaaaaaaaaaaagggcttgGATTATAATTACCTGGTTGGTGGGCGAAAAAGAGGAGAGCGATTTTTTAACATAGTCAAATATTTGATCGTAGAATAATTTCTTGTGCGCTTTCATAACACGGACAATGGCAGCTTCAATCGCCATGGTTCGATCTTCCTTAATCTTTTCATGTTCCTTGGAAAGTAATGTAGTTGCCTTCTTGATGTACACCTTATTATTAGGATAGGAAAATTTtgtattaataaaaaaagtagaagaaTTCCAATCAACGGGTTTATCATTCGAacatattattttaaaatgatgTAAACAGGAGTACATATTATTTGTAAAAGTCTTTAAGTCCAAATTCAAttctctttttataatttcatAATTGATAAATTTATGTTTAttaaaaagcaaaattaTCTGGGCGTTTATAATATTGCAGTAAAGGTAATATACACAATTCTGGAATGTACATGTTAAAATAACTTCACTCAATTCATATATCCATTCtaatttcttatttttattatccaCCTTGTAATACTCTTCAAATAATTCTATATACTTGCTAAAACTATCACTCAATTTGATGGGTGTCTTTTCGAATGTTGGCCAAAATCCCTTGTTCAATATTTTCactgagaaaaaattttcgatCTTTTTCAGATTAAGGTCATTTTTACAATGTGCATATTTTGAATTGACAAAATCCagaaatttattatttgttGTGTTGTTATTTATCATGTCTTGAATCATCCCCACCAATTTGGACGTATATTGAGATCCGCACAAGAAGTACAAATTTtctataaattttttctccacatttagggatatataaatattattgATCAGTCTATTAGCTAGATAAATTCTGTAATATTCAAAAAAGGTTTCTTTATTGCTGGTGTAGTTGAAAATTTCCACGATTTCTGTCATTTGTCTTTTTAGCTCTATTGTGTCTTTTCTCTGTGCATCCTCAGTATGTTCCTCTCCATCTATCGGATCGTTAAAAGACTCTCCTTCCTTACCATTCTGGGAAGTTAACCTCTCCTGCtcatctcccttttttaatatattgtCTGCGTACAACACGAGCAGCTTTACCGTGCTGAAATATTCATCCTCATGCTCCACAAAACTTTCAAAATAATCCTTTAG contains the following coding sequences:
- a CDS encoding mitochondrial carrier protein, putative, which codes for MDVRYEDNYLWKRVTKYFSKDYQNRDKTGTVITSDTRNSNDESKTVKARTLNFMASSALVLCVLHPLDTIRTRKQIYKVYKNSYPYYYNNKYNLFYILKKEKIESIYRGLLATLLTTGVSHGIFRFIYDTLNNYAFRQFNDVNGGKNQKNDTAISRRKEEFSGGEAKQVCHSGSGDSLEGGKVIENSGGGREISSWSPNFVKSAIERRHGDNLMMSNLSYKKEINNEDNVEGSTRKDGAISGHKNMKYYIITSSVSSIISVCIQHPIWLIKTKIECTINLNYKFLNYKNRITSKHYNIFVARNKMCTSKIVPQMAKVFLFFGYNLRRKNGTGKKIKSLLNDRMLKSYKNNFVCNKNVKRIKKFNHLTYVNDNKAFLHKSVKRKIAHNYLLYKYYTLSILERKQMTKMFISNHRKKFSRRYLTYLKTSFTGNQILRIFKREESKNAISTIYNYKNYFQFVYNVYKKEKLFSFYKGFFTSILLTPHVAIQFYVYEYLTYHFSSEYFTNELIGKDAYISSNTLAKALPFLYGVLSKFIAVIFTYPLYTIKVRQQVQMKNYGFLNVVVNIFRLEGIRSFYTGLNMHLLRNCLQNGMLFFIFEYLNTGSVGVK
- a CDS encoding ER membrane protein complex subunit 1, putative, with the translated sequence MWFHFFLCFVALLTKLTFEKHIPYSNIASVIGHINYIVPTSNLLNSSVLLSSFNGNVGFLNYKTGTLDYVQNHRENEKIKKLHGDDGYAAVLIYRDPSEENEVEGNYTNDGEPYSYINVYSTMDTHLLSSFEYKNEIIEDFLINEEKIFILLHNRIDIGNIGERKVNSLIFQELNLNSIYARIIAVSNVSISLFYVDAELGGHIVRINIVNKNLENDVKINKLQMNDKMVNYVNVVNNGNVIVVYNKELLQWVELAEGGNNYDYGSVSIGGHDKKAENEETNERANYANTKETIPKHKLLRDDFMAQWNTENCFVIKLGEKQLVYTYNDKKMRLIKGKNKNEVIGYYINQYKEKDIIFAEDKENQIIIKKAEEQGIVTLNVLNKSSNVYYNAEMIIGLHNKEDNANYFFSVYSDSTLTVYKNEHVHYSREESLAYVEQLHFYNFQHLKKKKSAKHSYDTTQFHLMKELESYIKDKINSFNKPFLEEVMKRKAEKSLLPFNFFYLSHEDKMNLLNICMEKKKKADSLANYGMERKPSYSMNSRGDTYDMHSGDHTSNLMNEMIENSFKKYEQNQSGKYAGSSVIIVATRNNFIFAIHLYTGLILYKIDGNQFKDTKEIFSPKWNFDMVFSLNKDNWSELDNGKKIIFLNNQKECDTLESNLTSKRQPSKTPPMTKGVLNYSNGVHLFKSFTKDTVITIFKGENFAHIIIFDILSGLIIFEEKLNSFEIKNIFIDRKGSSIVLVDNSLNVKVVAVPGGGVTDATEDDLFFYRINGSRNFIEGFKLMSYPRKKGPGKEMGLIQTYSINLHNEKLEVFSKSITKKDTFYPIKINKDASICYKYVNDNIISYITSTKQKEGIIYTLYIIDGITGDLIISKMLDKHTNPPFHLMISENFVILNYFNTNLKKYIIQVIEILLDKKDPGFFNLITSKKEKIVDLFDQKKKIVVNEKNYIIDHNVKSFNFTETKRGITNKHILLLLDSNKITSLNLGPEKEQNVYKNLNSFITQTDILYNSRGFISNESLLESTTLVFSWGNYLYFTCYQPNGSFDTIENFNLLLLLFLIILVFIGTYISYIRRINKTVYSKWA
- a CDS encoding cullin-1, putative; this encodes MDIANVNFESGWKIIKEEAIEKIENYLENEHIEDNKHLFSATEYTRLYTVVYNMCARKNPFCYSKEVYRKYGESLSVYTVEKIKPLLRNKEELMKTKILIDAWFKYSFYTNWMNKFLRYLDRYYVEYNSSLCLSAYTKNIFKITLFNDLREVIRNIVYQIYDNLRKDEKEEDKKLFCDLVHLYKELDEDSNEKMYEHDIEKKILENVENYYKIEGDNWLLNLTFDEYIISIESSIQKEFEKNKMLNLIEETCERVTNIVVRILIFEKLEQLLSNKNNIFHMLKSNNIRCLRRTYILFSYFPEAIEGLKKIIGDYVKTEGNSLKEKYIQMSRSINSNEKEADYMLCASNVNSNIIHHKDEYALCGYIDELIKLHNHYDNVFKLAFFAISNKSIDHNFKECLKDYFESFVEHEDEYFSTVKLLVLYADNILKKGDEQERLTSQNGKEGESFNDPIDGEEHTEDAQRKDTIELKRQMTEIVEIFNYTSNKETFFEYYRIYLANRLINNIYISLNVEKKFIENLYFLCGSQYTSKLVGMIQDMINNNTTNNKFLDFVNSKYAHCKNDLNLKKIENFFSVKILNKGFWPTFEKTPIKLSDSFSKYIELFEEYYKVDNKNKKLEWIYELSEVILTCTFQNCVYYLYCNIINAQIILLFNKHKFINYEIIKRELNLDLKTFTNNMYSCLHHFKIICSNDKPVDWNSSTFFINTKFSYPNNKVYIKKATTLLSKEHEKIKEDRTMAIEAAIVRVMKAHKKLFYDQIFDYVKKSLSSFSPTNQIIEKKIDLLVEREYLQKEENSQVYIYIP